The Chitinophaga sp. H8 genome contains a region encoding:
- a CDS encoding PKD domain-containing protein, with protein MKNRINLKTLFSAFLLALLFTLPALCFAQGDQTAISVKVTSTGATTGAWLHLPDDYNTTKENYPLIIFIHGVGEGGSDVNAVLRQGLPKLIANGAKMNFTVGGKLFKFIVISPQFYGGWANELMIQSVLDDMKARYRVDASRIYLTGLSAGGYGTWNYVASGKQYADNIAAIVPVSPAAIDVSKLNNFCNTVVAAKVPVWSFSGGGSGDASFLNNMQKFEQQYNSCNPAVKAISTVILGSGHEAATWDKAYDATHTYQNPNIYEWMLQYSKGGTTTPPANTPPVANAGNNVTITLPVASVSLDGSASTDADGTISTYKWAQISGPSTATLTTPNAAKTNANALVAGSYVFELTVTDDKGATASARVTITVNEAVTIPPPVVTLASSNISITAPANSVILDGSASSAPNSTIASYKWEKISGPAAGTLVAANAAKATVNSLVEGSYVFKLTVTNAAGVSSAANANVSVQAAPGGTPQDCNCKHVIKPGPDGGIYSNGLLQNVQPGDTICVPAGNYPYIQFFNYVGSKEKPLVFINCGGQVKVGDGGNYGLIFNQSKFFKVTGSGSADKYGFYIDGVSKPLSSGLAMGKGCTNYEAERIEIARASAGVLAKINPDCDPINQYPNFEIRDLSFHDLYVHDIVGEGLYIGNTLPNGADITCADGSVIRALPPRIYNVKIYNVITRNTGWDGIQVASAPQGVEIYNNEVYNFGVENKGSQQAGIIMGGESQGVIYNNKIIKGTGNAIEVFGTGLTKVYNNIMSDAGWDGTTGGQDAIFIDDRPTKNNYTPLQVHLFNNTIVNSKRNGIMILSTYGTVGTNNLVYNNLIVGVGSTAEGDRAYVNIMKGVDFKTSNNLYLSSLTAAGFKDLAQKDFHLVAGALAIDKGMDLTAQGVTFDIDGDGRPFGSAFDIGADEYTGGVVTNKPPVAKAGNDITITLPVNSVQLDGSASTDPDGTIKSYSWVKLSGPAATIATATAARTAVSALVAGTYVFELTVTDDKGATAKDQITVKVNPAANKPPVANAGENVTITLPVNTVQLNGSASSDPDGNIQSYSWVKTSGPAATIATPNAASTAVNGLLAGTYVFELTVTDNNNATAKSSVTVIVNPAANKPPVANAGKDQTIQLPTSSVQVDGSASTDPDGSIKSYSWVKISGPAATIATPNAVRSSITGLVAGTYVFELTVTDDQDATAKARVKVTVNDVNNQQPIADAGSNVTITLPTNSVQVDGSASNDPDGSIVSYKWVKISGPAATIATPNAATSTISGLVAGVYVFELTVTDNKNATATAQVTVTVVEANKPPVANAGSNITITLPTSTVQLNGTASTDPDGSIVGYKWAKVSGPAATIATPGAASTVVSDLVTAGTYIFELTVTDDQDATAKARVTVTVKDVANQPPVADAGINVTITLPTNTVNVDGTGSYDPDGTITSYKWVKISGPAATIAQPNAATSAISGLVAGVYVFELTVTDNKNATATARVTVTVNAVNIPPVANAGSNITITLPANTVQLDGTASTGSIVSYKWAKVSGPAATISSPGAARTAVSGLLTAGSYVFELTVTDENNATAKARVTVTVKDVPVTNDPPMADAGIDRTVSAAQEYITLDGSASTDPDGTIVKYVWQQVSGTPALQIVSPNKAVTFVTGLVPGTYQFKLTVTDDKGSTASSTVQIIVSESAEHSAFKIALFPNPATDMIRLNVNKTSTETVNVFIFSATGKLQQSFSFEPGVQIQKQIDISRLAQGIYLLQITNGKNIKEVIKFVKS; from the coding sequence GTGAAAAACCGAATTAATCTTAAGACACTCTTCAGTGCCTTTCTACTGGCATTATTATTTACTCTCCCTGCCCTATGCTTCGCACAAGGTGATCAAACGGCTATCTCAGTTAAAGTTACTTCTACGGGCGCTACAACCGGAGCCTGGCTACATCTCCCTGATGATTACAATACTACAAAAGAGAATTATCCATTAATTATTTTTATCCATGGTGTGGGTGAAGGAGGGAGTGATGTAAATGCTGTATTAAGACAGGGGTTACCAAAACTTATCGCCAATGGGGCTAAAATGAACTTTACGGTGGGAGGAAAGCTGTTTAAGTTCATTGTGATATCGCCACAGTTTTATGGTGGATGGGCAAATGAATTGATGATACAAAGTGTGTTGGATGATATGAAAGCCAGATACCGGGTAGATGCATCCAGGATATACCTTACCGGATTAAGTGCCGGAGGATATGGCACCTGGAATTATGTAGCATCTGGTAAACAATATGCAGACAACATTGCTGCGATTGTCCCGGTTTCTCCAGCCGCAATCGACGTAAGCAAACTAAATAATTTCTGCAATACAGTAGTGGCTGCAAAAGTACCCGTGTGGTCGTTTTCAGGTGGGGGCAGCGGGGATGCTTCTTTTCTGAATAATATGCAGAAGTTTGAACAACAATACAACAGCTGTAATCCTGCTGTGAAAGCTATTTCTACGGTTATTCTGGGAAGCGGACATGAGGCTGCTACCTGGGATAAGGCATATGATGCTACACATACTTATCAGAATCCGAACATATACGAGTGGATGCTGCAGTACAGCAAAGGAGGTACTACAACACCACCGGCCAATACGCCGCCGGTAGCAAATGCCGGAAACAATGTTACTATCACTTTACCGGTAGCAAGTGTATCCCTGGATGGGAGTGCTTCTACAGATGCCGATGGTACCATTTCCACTTACAAGTGGGCTCAGATTTCAGGGCCTTCTACTGCTACGCTTACAACACCCAATGCTGCTAAAACCAATGCAAATGCACTGGTAGCCGGTAGCTATGTATTTGAACTGACCGTTACAGATGATAAAGGGGCCACTGCCAGTGCAAGGGTCACTATTACCGTAAATGAAGCTGTAACGATCCCACCTCCGGTAGTAACACTGGCGAGTAGTAATATCAGCATTACAGCTCCTGCCAACAGTGTAATATTGGACGGATCTGCTTCTTCAGCTCCCAACAGCACGATTGCCAGCTATAAATGGGAAAAAATATCAGGCCCTGCTGCAGGTACACTGGTAGCTGCCAATGCCGCAAAGGCTACTGTTAATAGCCTGGTGGAAGGGAGTTATGTTTTTAAACTGACTGTTACCAATGCAGCAGGGGTATCCAGTGCTGCGAATGCCAATGTAAGCGTTCAGGCTGCTCCCGGAGGTACTCCCCAGGATTGTAATTGTAAACATGTTATTAAACCTGGCCCTGATGGGGGGATTTACAGCAACGGACTTTTACAGAATGTTCAACCAGGGGATACGATTTGTGTGCCTGCTGGTAATTATCCCTATATCCAATTTTTTAATTACGTAGGCTCCAAGGAAAAACCATTGGTATTTATTAACTGCGGCGGACAGGTAAAAGTAGGCGATGGCGGGAATTATGGTCTGATCTTTAATCAGTCCAAGTTTTTTAAAGTAACAGGTTCCGGGAGTGCTGATAAATATGGTTTTTATATTGATGGGGTGAGTAAGCCGCTTAGCAGTGGTCTTGCCATGGGAAAAGGATGTACTAATTACGAGGCGGAAAGGATAGAGATCGCCCGTGCATCTGCCGGGGTATTGGCAAAGATTAATCCTGACTGTGATCCAATTAACCAATACCCGAATTTTGAAATCCGCGATCTTAGCTTTCATGATTTATATGTACATGATATCGTAGGGGAAGGACTTTACATTGGAAATACGTTGCCCAATGGTGCAGACATTACTTGTGCAGATGGGAGCGTGATCAGAGCATTACCGCCACGCATTTATAATGTGAAGATTTATAACGTCATCACCCGGAATACAGGATGGGATGGTATACAGGTGGCTTCTGCTCCACAAGGGGTAGAGATCTATAATAATGAGGTCTATAACTTTGGGGTAGAGAACAAAGGCAGCCAGCAGGCCGGTATTATCATGGGAGGTGAATCTCAGGGAGTGATCTATAATAATAAGATCATAAAGGGAACAGGTAATGCCATTGAGGTATTTGGAACCGGGCTAACCAAAGTGTATAATAACATCATGAGCGATGCCGGCTGGGATGGTACCACCGGCGGACAAGATGCTATATTTATAGATGACCGTCCTACCAAAAACAACTATACACCATTACAGGTACACCTGTTTAATAACACCATTGTAAATTCCAAACGGAACGGGATTATGATCCTGAGTACCTATGGTACCGTAGGCACAAACAACCTGGTGTATAACAACCTCATAGTAGGCGTGGGATCTACTGCAGAAGGGGACAGGGCTTATGTAAATATTATGAAGGGAGTGGATTTCAAAACCTCCAATAATCTCTATTTAAGCAGCCTGACTGCAGCAGGATTTAAGGATTTAGCCCAGAAGGATTTCCATCTGGTAGCAGGCGCTCTGGCGATTGATAAGGGAATGGATTTAACAGCGCAGGGAGTTACTTTTGATATTGATGGCGATGGCAGGCCTTTTGGTAGTGCCTTCGATATAGGAGCAGATGAGTATACCGGGGGCGTAGTTACGAATAAACCACCAGTAGCAAAAGCAGGTAATGATATTACGATCACCCTTCCTGTAAATAGTGTACAGCTCGATGGCAGTGCGTCCACTGACCCGGACGGCACTATTAAGTCTTACAGCTGGGTAAAGCTGAGCGGTCCTGCCGCAACGATTGCCACTGCTACAGCGGCCCGTACAGCTGTGAGTGCACTGGTAGCAGGCACTTATGTATTTGAGCTGACGGTAACAGATGATAAAGGGGCTACCGCTAAAGACCAGATTACTGTAAAAGTGAACCCAGCCGCCAATAAGCCTCCTGTGGCCAATGCGGGAGAGAATGTTACGATTACTTTGCCGGTGAACACCGTACAATTGAATGGCTCCGCATCTTCTGATCCGGATGGCAATATCCAATCCTACAGCTGGGTAAAGACAAGCGGTCCTGCCGCCACGATTGCTACTCCCAACGCAGCGAGTACAGCGGTAAATGGCCTGCTGGCAGGTACGTACGTTTTTGAATTAACAGTAACGGATAATAACAATGCTACTGCCAAAAGTAGTGTCACGGTTATAGTAAATCCAGCCGCCAATAAACCTCCTGTGGCCAATGCGGGTAAAGATCAGACTATTCAGTTGCCCACAAGTAGTGTACAGGTGGATGGTAGTGCTTCTACTGATCCGGATGGCAGCATTAAGTCTTACAGCTGGGTTAAGATCAGCGGGCCGGCAGCGACGATCGCTACACCGAATGCGGTACGGAGTAGTATCACCGGGCTCGTAGCAGGAACCTATGTATTTGAACTGACTGTTACAGATGATCAGGATGCTACTGCAAAAGCCCGTGTAAAAGTTACCGTAAATGATGTCAATAATCAACAGCCGATAGCTGATGCTGGCAGTAATGTGACGATCACTTTACCCACAAATAGTGTGCAGGTAGATGGTAGTGCTTCCAATGATCCGGATGGCAGTATCGTAAGTTATAAATGGGTTAAGATCAGCGGGCCGGCAGCTACCATTGCAACACCCAATGCTGCTACAAGCACGATCAGCGGATTAGTGGCTGGTGTATATGTATTTGAATTGACGGTTACAGATAATAAAAATGCTACCGCCACGGCACAGGTTACTGTTACAGTAGTGGAGGCTAATAAACCCCCTGTTGCCAATGCAGGCAGTAATATTACGATCACCCTGCCTACCAGTACGGTACAGTTGAACGGAACTGCCTCTACAGATCCTGATGGCAGTATCGTAGGTTATAAATGGGCTAAAGTAAGTGGTCCTGCTGCCACCATTGCCACGCCTGGTGCTGCCAGCACAGTAGTCAGTGATCTGGTTACTGCTGGTACTTATATCTTTGAACTGACGGTTACAGATGATCAGGATGCAACGGCTAAAGCACGTGTTACCGTTACCGTAAAGGATGTCGCCAATCAGCCCCCGGTAGCTGATGCAGGGATTAATGTGACCATTACCTTGCCTACGAATACCGTAAATGTAGATGGCACGGGTTCATATGATCCGGATGGTACTATCACGTCCTACAAGTGGGTTAAAATAAGTGGCCCCGCTGCCACCATCGCACAGCCCAATGCTGCCACCAGTGCAATTAGCGGGCTGGTAGCAGGGGTATATGTATTTGAACTGACAGTTACAGATAATAAGAACGCTACCGCTACCGCACGTGTTACTGTGACGGTAAATGCAGTGAACATTCCTCCTGTAGCCAATGCGGGCAGTAATATTACCATTACGCTGCCAGCTAATACCGTGCAGTTGGATGGTACTGCTTCCACAGGCAGTATCGTCAGTTATAAATGGGCTAAAGTAAGTGGTCCTGCAGCGACTATCAGCAGCCCCGGCGCTGCAAGAACTGCAGTAAGTGGCCTGTTAACTGCAGGAAGCTATGTATTTGAGTTGACCGTAACTGATGAAAATAATGCTACCGCCAAAGCGCGGGTGACCGTTACAGTGAAAGATGTTCCGGTGACAAATGATCCGCCGATGGCAGATGCTGGAATTGACAGAACAGTGAGTGCAGCACAGGAATACATAACGCTGGATGGCAGTGCTTCTACCGATCCGGATGGCACTATTGTAAAATATGTATGGCAACAGGTATCCGGAACACCTGCATTGCAGATTGTTTCTCCCAATAAAGCAGTCACCTTTGTGACTGGTCTGGTGCCAGGAACGTATCAGTTTAAATTAACAGTAACGGATGATAAAGGAAGTACGGCTTCTTCTACTGTACAAATTATTGTATCCGAATCAGCAGAGCATAGCGCTTTTAAGATAGCCCTTTTTCCGAACCCGGCTACGGATATGATCCGTCTTAATGTTAACAAGACCTCGACGGAAACAGTAAATGTTTTTATTTTTAGTGCTACAGGAAAGTTGCAGCAATCCTTCTCCTTTGAACCTGGTGTACAGATTCAGAAGCAGATAGACATTAGTCGTCTGGCCCAGGGGATTTATTTGTTACAGATCACCAACGGCAAAAACATTAAAGAAGTTATAAAATTTGTTAAGTCATAA
- a CDS encoding polysaccharide deacetylase family protein produces MSIAKKIYYQTVQLANLSLLKKIYPGRLLLPYHHLVSDAAVPHIRHLYPYKGVAAFKKDLDYLLKHFNPVTLQTVISCLRTQTPVPPNSFLLTFDDGLREVADVIAPLLFQKGVPAVFFLNSAFLDNQSLFYKFKVSLLIEALQQQEHTPATLDALAKVLQCPAPSKQELIAAIKRITYTSREITTALADILGISFQEYLVKQKPFLDSGQVKTLIDQGFAIGGHSIDHPYYEALPLEEMLTQTRGSVDFLVNKFGLSYKAFAFPHTDAGIPKAFFDQLLGGSSPDLDIIFGTNNHREDIYPQIFHRFNCERPGINIEAAVKGIMLYNYLHKKKGTAAIQRY; encoded by the coding sequence ATGAGCATTGCAAAAAAGATCTATTATCAAACAGTACAGTTAGCTAATTTATCACTACTAAAAAAGATCTATCCCGGCAGGTTGTTATTACCTTATCATCACCTGGTAAGTGATGCAGCAGTTCCTCATATCAGGCATCTGTATCCCTATAAGGGAGTGGCTGCCTTTAAAAAGGATCTGGATTATCTGCTGAAACATTTTAACCCGGTTACGTTGCAAACGGTAATCAGCTGTCTGCGTACACAAACTCCTGTACCACCCAATTCATTCTTACTTACTTTTGATGACGGGCTGCGGGAAGTAGCAGATGTAATTGCTCCTTTATTATTTCAAAAAGGTGTGCCCGCTGTCTTTTTTCTGAACAGCGCTTTTCTGGATAATCAATCCCTGTTTTATAAGTTTAAAGTAAGCCTGCTGATAGAAGCATTACAACAGCAGGAGCATACCCCTGCAACGCTGGATGCACTGGCTAAAGTACTGCAATGCCCGGCACCTTCAAAACAGGAGCTGATCGCAGCTATAAAGCGGATTACCTATACCTCCCGGGAAATAACAACGGCTTTAGCTGATATACTGGGCATTTCCTTTCAGGAATACCTGGTGAAACAAAAGCCTTTTTTAGATAGCGGCCAGGTAAAAACATTGATTGATCAGGGATTTGCCATCGGTGGGCATAGCATTGATCATCCTTATTATGAAGCATTGCCACTGGAAGAGATGCTTACGCAAACCCGGGGATCTGTAGATTTTTTGGTCAATAAGTTTGGCTTATCCTATAAAGCATTTGCTTTCCCACACACAGATGCGGGCATTCCCAAAGCATTTTTTGATCAGTTGCTGGGGGGATCATCTCCCGACCTGGATATTATCTTTGGTACCAATAACCACCGGGAGGATATTTACCCGCAGATTTTTCACCGGTTTAATTGTGAAAGACCAGGAATTAACATTGAGGCAGCAGTAAAAGGAATAATGCTCTATAATTATTTGCATAAAAAGAAGGGTACTGCTGCAATACAGCGGTATTAA
- the metK gene encoding methionine adenosyltransferase codes for MSYLFTSESVSEGHPDKVADQISDALIDNFLAYDTTSKVACETLVTTGQVVLAGEVKSEAYLDVQDIAREVIRKIGYTKSEYMFEANSCGILSAIHEQSPDINQGVDRKQPEEQGAGDQGMMFGYATRETENYMPLALDLAHKLLLELAALRRENKEIKYLRPDAKSQVTIEYSDDNQPIRIDSIVISTQHDDFDNDDAMLAKIKSDLINILIPRVKAQLKPALQALFTDKITYHINPTGKFVIGGPHGDTGLTGRKIIVDTYGGKGAHGGGAFSGKDPSKVDRSAAYATRHIAKNLVAAGVCDEVLVQVSYAIGVAKPCGIFVSTNGTAKVKLTDGEIAKKVEEIFDLRPYAIEQRLKLRNPIYSETAAYGHMGRENKVVTKVFNKGKKHEKTVEVELFTWEKLDYVDKVKAAFAL; via the coding sequence ATGTCTTATTTATTTACGTCCGAGTCAGTTTCAGAAGGACACCCAGATAAAGTTGCCGATCAGATCTCTGATGCATTGATTGATAACTTTCTTGCCTATGACACTACTTCCAAAGTAGCATGTGAAACTTTAGTAACTACCGGTCAGGTTGTATTGGCCGGAGAAGTTAAATCTGAAGCATACCTGGATGTACAGGATATTGCCAGAGAAGTGATCCGGAAGATCGGATATACCAAAAGTGAGTATATGTTTGAAGCTAACTCCTGTGGTATCTTATCTGCGATCCATGAGCAATCACCTGACATCAACCAGGGGGTAGACCGCAAGCAACCTGAAGAACAGGGTGCCGGCGATCAGGGTATGATGTTCGGTTATGCTACCCGTGAAACAGAAAATTATATGCCACTGGCACTGGACCTGGCCCATAAGCTGTTACTGGAGCTGGCAGCATTACGCCGGGAAAATAAAGAAATCAAATACCTGCGTCCGGATGCAAAATCCCAGGTAACCATCGAATACTCTGACGATAATCAACCGATCAGAATAGACAGCATCGTAATTTCCACACAGCATGATGATTTTGACAATGATGATGCTATGCTGGCGAAGATCAAGTCTGATCTGATCAATATATTGATACCTCGTGTAAAAGCACAGTTGAAACCTGCATTACAGGCACTGTTCACCGACAAGATTACTTATCACATTAACCCTACCGGCAAATTTGTAATTGGTGGTCCGCATGGTGATACCGGTTTAACCGGCCGTAAAATCATTGTAGATACCTATGGTGGTAAAGGTGCGCACGGTGGTGGTGCATTCTCTGGTAAAGATCCTTCCAAAGTAGATCGTTCAGCTGCTTACGCTACCCGTCACATTGCCAAGAACCTCGTAGCTGCCGGTGTATGTGATGAAGTGCTGGTACAGGTATCTTATGCTATCGGTGTTGCTAAACCTTGCGGTATTTTTGTGAGCACTAATGGCACTGCCAAAGTGAAACTGACAGATGGTGAGATCGCTAAAAAGGTAGAAGAAATATTTGACCTGCGCCCTTATGCTATCGAACAGCGTTTAAAACTACGTAATCCAATTTATAGTGAAACTGCGGCTTATGGCCACATGGGACGCGAAAATAAAGTGGTTACCAAAGTATTCAACAAAGGCAAGAAACATGAGAAAACAGTAGAAGTAGAACTGTTTACCTGGGAAAAACTTGATTATGTTGATAAAGTAAAAGCGGCATTTGCTTTATAA
- a CDS encoding DUF4270 family protein: MYTAVKGGGRRTKWHLKKTNTIRVKINFRNLSLAAALFSVLRLSTGCSEATLLGTDLIPGGDFVNASDTTFNNLIAHNIWRVDSAVFTGRGNFTKALGSIVNDPVGGKAHAFTYMQLGMTSSAFTFQGTGQTLDSVVLSISYNGYFGDSLLPQTFRIYRMAEPDFKIDSNYRYTQALAYNAGELLGTGTVNAKGLQDSVSIYGTKEAPQLRIKLDPAVGNSLLQQTATGNFATDSTFNLYFKGLAIIPDTTLATNSTVLYLNLNSADTKMTVFYKNTEKDSLRAYFPFSSYTGVHAHANYFTRNFEGSEAANYINTNRSEGDSILFLQEAPGLFTRLLIPNLEQFPKSVINKAELVITQITSGAVDKNEIYTEPDFLFVSQYRNGDTTKPIVDYGNPSNPNQPYFGGQKTVVTNFGGVKVVQYTFNVARYMQLLLAGKDINNGFKLEAVANGRNIGLQRVKVGGGNHSQYNMKLRVIYTKL, translated from the coding sequence TTGTACACTGCTGTAAAAGGTGGGGGAAGACGTACCAAATGGCATCTTAAAAAAACAAACACCATTCGCGTGAAGATCAATTTCAGGAATCTTAGCCTTGCAGCTGCCCTTTTTTCCGTTTTACGTTTATCTACTGGTTGTAGCGAGGCTACCCTTTTGGGTACTGACCTTATTCCGGGAGGCGATTTTGTAAACGCATCTGATACCACCTTTAATAATCTCATTGCACATAATATCTGGCGGGTAGACTCTGCCGTATTTACCGGCCGTGGGAATTTTACAAAGGCGTTGGGATCTATCGTAAATGATCCGGTAGGGGGGAAAGCCCATGCTTTCACGTATATGCAGCTGGGGATGACCAGCAGCGCCTTCACTTTCCAGGGCACCGGTCAGACACTGGATTCTGTGGTATTGTCGATCAGCTATAATGGTTATTTCGGGGATTCATTGTTGCCTCAGACTTTTAGGATATACCGTATGGCAGAGCCTGACTTTAAGATAGACTCCAACTACCGGTACACGCAGGCACTGGCCTACAATGCCGGCGAACTGCTGGGTACAGGAACCGTTAATGCCAAAGGATTACAGGATTCAGTTTCTATTTATGGCACCAAGGAAGCGCCGCAGTTGCGTATAAAGCTGGACCCCGCCGTGGGCAACAGCTTATTACAGCAAACGGCCACCGGCAATTTTGCAACGGATTCTACTTTCAATCTTTATTTTAAAGGGTTGGCTATCATACCGGATACTACACTGGCTACCAACAGTACCGTGTTGTATCTCAACCTGAACAGTGCGGATACCAAGATGACGGTGTTCTATAAAAACACGGAGAAAGATTCCCTGCGGGCTTATTTCCCCTTCTCTTCCTACACCGGGGTACATGCACATGCCAATTACTTTACTCGTAATTTTGAAGGTTCGGAAGCCGCTAATTATATCAATACCAACCGTTCTGAAGGGGATAGTATCCTTTTCCTGCAGGAAGCGCCGGGATTATTCACCAGGTTGCTGATTCCTAATCTGGAACAATTTCCAAAATCTGTTATTAATAAGGCAGAATTGGTGATTACTCAGATCACGAGCGGGGCAGTGGATAAAAATGAAATTTATACAGAACCTGATTTCTTGTTCGTAAGCCAGTACAGAAATGGTGATACAACAAAGCCAATTGTTGATTATGGTAACCCCAGCAACCCCAACCAGCCATATTTTGGCGGTCAAAAAACAGTGGTAACGAATTTTGGTGGCGTAAAAGTAGTGCAGTACACATTTAATGTAGCACGCTATATGCAATTGTTGTTGGCAGGTAAGGATATTAACAATGGGTTCAAACTGGAAGCAGTTGCCAATGGCCGGAATATTGGCCTCCAGCGCGTAAAAGTAGGCGGTGGCAATCATTCCCAGTATAACATGAAACTCCGAGTTATTTACACTAAACTATAA
- a CDS encoding glycogen/starch synthase: protein MSTKKRILFIAQEMSPYLDLSDYAAMVNKMAIKSNEAGLEVRVIMPRFGIINERRHRLHEVVRLSGINIVVDGDDYPLIIKVASLPNARLQVYFLDNEDYFKRKTVFADENEEFFDDNGARSVFFCKGALETVKKFGWPPDIIHCSGWMTSLVPLYLKTAYKKEPVFANSKTVFSLEPNSFKDKLGAGFVKKATISNLIKEKDIEPYKEGTNSALNRGAAKYADAVVLAGEKTEKKIVDEIKAEKGKIVLPYKADNEDLGDYLQLYNQLMGK from the coding sequence ATGTCCACAAAGAAAAGAATTCTTTTTATTGCCCAAGAGATGTCGCCTTATCTGGATTTGAGTGATTATGCGGCTATGGTCAATAAAATGGCAATTAAATCCAATGAGGCGGGCTTAGAAGTGAGGGTGATCATGCCGAGGTTTGGAATTATTAATGAGCGCAGACATCGCCTTCATGAGGTGGTAAGATTGTCAGGTATCAACATTGTGGTTGATGGTGATGACTATCCGCTGATCATCAAGGTAGCGTCTTTGCCCAATGCCCGTTTACAAGTGTATTTCCTTGACAATGAGGATTATTTCAAACGTAAAACAGTCTTTGCAGACGAAAACGAGGAATTTTTTGATGACAATGGGGCCCGGTCAGTTTTCTTTTGTAAAGGTGCTTTGGAAACGGTGAAAAAATTTGGATGGCCTCCGGATATTATCCATTGCAGTGGCTGGATGACTTCTCTGGTGCCATTATACCTGAAAACAGCCTACAAAAAGGAACCTGTTTTTGCCAATTCAAAGACGGTATTCTCCCTGGAGCCAAATTCTTTTAAGGATAAGCTGGGAGCAGGCTTTGTTAAAAAAGCAACGATCAGCAACCTGATTAAAGAAAAAGATATTGAGCCTTATAAAGAGGGTACCAATAGTGCTTTAAACAGAGGCGCCGCCAAATATGCAGATGCGGTAGTCCTGGCGGGTGAGAAGACAGAGAAAAAAATTGTTGATGAAATAAAGGCGGAAAAAGGTAAAATTGTGTTACCGTATAAAGCCGACAATGAGGATCTTGGAGATTATCTGCAGCTTTACAATCAATTGATGGGTAAATAG
- the panC gene encoding pantoate--beta-alanine ligase — MYLFKRRNDLRHHLEQAKLKGQTIGFVPTMGALHDGHLSLVAAAKEKCDIVVCSIFVNPTQFNDPKDFEKYPITIEQDIVKLTDAGTDVLFLPSVAEMYPEGLASGKHYDFGNLEKVLEGEFRAGHFQGVGRVVHKLLDIVMPHQLFMGQKDFQQCLIIKELIHLLALPVQLVVCPTRREADGLAMSSRNVRLNAAHRQQATDIFKVLTAIRDQFGKVPNSTLSKEAMTQLKKDGFEPEYVEIITLRNGQVTREDAPSADKTVAVVLAAWLGGVRLIDNMILQGQL, encoded by the coding sequence ATGTATCTATTTAAGCGCCGTAATGATCTCAGACACCACCTGGAACAAGCAAAGTTGAAGGGACAAACCATTGGTTTTGTGCCTACTATGGGAGCCCTGCACGATGGGCACCTGTCGCTGGTGGCGGCCGCTAAAGAAAAGTGCGATATCGTGGTTTGCAGCATATTTGTCAACCCTACCCAATTTAATGATCCTAAAGATTTTGAAAAATATCCCATCACCATCGAACAGGATATCGTCAAATTGACCGATGCCGGTACAGATGTCCTGTTCCTCCCCTCCGTGGCCGAAATGTACCCGGAAGGGCTGGCGTCCGGCAAACACTATGACTTTGGCAATCTCGAAAAAGTGTTAGAAGGCGAATTTCGTGCCGGACATTTCCAGGGGGTGGGCAGAGTGGTCCATAAATTGCTGGATATAGTAATGCCCCATCAATTGTTTATGGGGCAAAAGGACTTTCAACAATGCCTGATTATCAAGGAATTAATTCACCTGCTTGCTTTGCCGGTACAACTGGTGGTTTGTCCTACCCGGCGGGAAGCTGATGGCCTGGCCATGAGCAGCCGTAACGTCCGTTTAAATGCGGCCCACCGGCAGCAGGCTACGGATATATTCAAGGTACTCACCGCGATCAGAGACCAATTTGGTAAAGTGCCGAACTCGACACTAAGTAAGGAAGCGATGACACAACTGAAAAAAGATGGTTTTGAGCCGGAATACGTGGAAATCATTACCCTCCGTAATGGACAGGTAACCCGGGAAGACGCCCCTTCTGCTGATAAAACAGTAGCAGTAGTATTGGCTGCCTGGCTGGGTGGCGTGAGATTAATTGATAATATGATCTTACAGGGGCAGCTCTAG
- the panD gene encoding aspartate 1-decarboxylase: MQIEVLKSKIHRVVVTEANLQYVGSITIDEDLMDAANMIANEKVSVVNVNNGERLETYIIKGKRGSGVICMNGPAARLCAPGDVVIIISYATMDFEEAKTFEPRAIFPKEGNRL; this comes from the coding sequence ATGCAGATCGAAGTACTTAAATCCAAGATACACCGGGTGGTTGTAACGGAAGCCAACCTGCAATACGTAGGAAGCATTACCATTGATGAAGATTTGATGGATGCTGCCAACATGATCGCTAATGAAAAGGTGTCTGTGGTAAATGTAAATAATGGCGAACGCCTTGAAACCTATATTATAAAAGGCAAACGTGGTTCCGGTGTCATTTGTATGAATGGTCCTGCTGCCCGTTTATGCGCTCCCGGTGATGTGGTGATCATTATCTCCTATGCTACCATGGATTTTGAAGAAGCTAAAACATTCGAACCCAGGGCTATCTTCCCTAAAGAAGGCAACAGACTCTAG